CGAGGTTGCAGGACTCGTAGGGGAGGAGCGGCTGCTCGCCGCAGGGGTTTGTAGCCTCGATCGTCCCGGGGAGGGGGTGGGCGTCGTTGATCCTGTCGAGGAAGAGGACCCCGGGGTCGCCCCGCCGCCAGGCGCTGGCGGCCACCTCCTGCAGGAGGCCGGCGGCTTCGATCTTCTCTGCCACCTGGCCGGTCCGGGGGTTTATGAGGTCTAACTTCCTCCCCGACCGGGCCCTCCTCATCTGATCGTCGGTGATCCCGACGGAGAGGTTGAAGTTCTGAAGCCTCCCCGCCCTCTCCTTGGCGCGGACGAAATCGAGGATGTCGGGGTGGTCTGCCCGGAGGACCGCCATGTTCGCCCCGCGCCTGCGGCCCCCCTGCTTTATCACCTCGGTGGCGGCGTCGAAGACCTCCATGAAGGAGACGGGGCCGCTGGCGACGCCCCCGGTCGCCCGGACGGGGTCGCCCTTCGGCCGCAGGCGCGAGAAGGAGAATCCCGTCCCCCCGCCGCTCTGGTGGATCTTCGCCATCTCCTTCAGGGCGCCGAAGATCCCGTCCATGGAGTCCTCCACCGGGAGGACGAAGCAGGCCGAGAGCTGCCCCAGGGAGAGGCCGGCGTTCATCAGGGTCGGAGAGTTGGGGAGGAAGAGCCCGCCGGCCATGAGGTCCCGAAACCTCGCCGCCATGGCGGAGGCATCTCCGCCGAACCTCCCCTCGGCCCGGGCGACGGTCCGGGCGACCCGGCTGAACATCTCCTCGGCCGTCTCGGCGACGTCCCCGGAGACGTCCCGCCGCAGGTACCTCTTCCGGAGAAGCTCCGGGGCGAAGGGGCCGAGGGCCGGTCTGGGAGTGGGCTCCTTCCCGGGCCGGGGATGGGGCGGAAGGCCCCGGCCCTTACAGCTCCGGCGTCCCTCCTCCCCTCCCCGGCATCCGGCCGTCTCTCTCCCCACCTCGACCCCCCCTCTCCTCGCGCCCTTTTCCGTCCTCCCCGTCTTTCCTCTCTTCTCCGCCATCTCCTTGCCGCCTCCGTTACCAGGCTTCTCCAGAAGCGATATAAACTCCGATCTTACCATATATACCTGAAGATCGGAGATGAAGTCCTGGAGGTTTTACCATCAAGATAGCCATCACTGGAAAGGGGGGCGTCGGGAAGACCACCCTCGCCGGAACCCTCGCCCGGCTCTTCGCCCGGGACGGGTACAACGTCATCGCGATAGACGCAGACCCCGACATGAACCTCGCCTCCGCCCTGGGGGTCGCCAAGAACCCGCGGCCCATCACCGACTACAAGGAGATGGTCCAGGAGAGGGCGAGCGCCGAGTTCGGGATGTTCAAGCTCAACCCCAAAGTAGACGACGTCATCGAGAAGTGCGGCTGCGTCGGCCCCGACGGGGTGAAGCTGGCGGTGATGGGGACGATCGACACCGGCGGAAGCGGCTGCATGTGCCCCGAGACCGCCTTCCTCCGGGCCCTCCTCCGGCACGTCATCCTGCGGGAGAAGGACCTGGTGATCCTGGACATGGAGGCGGGGATCGAGCACCTCGGCCGCGGGACGACCAGGGGGGTCGACGTCATGATCGCCGTCGTCGAGCCGGGGCTCCGCTCCGTCGAGACCCTGGAGAGGATCAAGAGGCTCGCCAAGGACCTGGGGATCGAGAGGGTGATGGCCGTCATCAACAAGGCCCCCGAGGAGCAGGCGAAGATAAGAGAGAAGCTGGCGGAGATGAACGTCCCCGTCCTGGGGATGATCCCCTTCGACAGAAGCCTGATGGACGCGGACCTCGCCGGAATGTCGCCCCTGGACGTCGGCGGACCCGGCATAGAGGCGATTAAGGAGATCAAGGGGAAGCTGGAGGAGCTCTTCGGCTCGATGGCCAAGGAGGCGGCGGAGAAGGGCGGGAGGGCCTTGTAGGCCGCCTCGGAGCTTCTCATCTTTCCTCCACCTCCCTTTAAGTCGGCAATGCTGGGAGAAGCATCGACCCCGGCAAAAGCCTCGGCATGACCAGATATCCCCTCGTTGAAATCTTTGATGATCGCCGTCCCAACTTTGTACTTCTATGAGCACCGCTATCCAGGTCGATGAGGGGGTTAAAAAGAGGCTCCGGCTCTTCGGTCGCGAGGGAGAGTCCTGCGTTGAGATCCTAAATCGGCGGATGGACTCCCTCGAGGAGCTGGGCGTCGAGGCGATCGTCGAGGCTAGATGGTTGAAGCTCTGCGGGAGATGGGGGCGCAGATCCCGCTAGAAGATTGACGCAAGTGGAGGGGTGGTGAAGATCGGCAAAGGGTTGAGTGGGAGGGATCTAGAAATCTGATCCCTCTTCCTATCTGGAATATCGGCCCCTCGCACCCAAATAACGCTTTCTATCTTTCTCCGCTCTACTTCAGCTCCATATCTCCGAGCCGGAGCCCCTCGTCGACGATCTCGCCGACGACCTTGCCGTCGGTCATTTTGAGGACCGCGTCCACGTCGTCCTCTGAGAGGACGAAGACCCAGCCCATCCCCATGTTGAAGGTCCGGTACATCTCGTCCTCGGCAACGCCCCCCTCCTCCTGGAGGAACCGGAATATCGGCTGGGGCTCGATGGGGTCATCGATCTCAAAGCCGAAGCCGCTGATCCGGTGGAGCTTCAATAGGCCGCTCCCCGTTATGTGGGCCATCCCGTGGACATCGGCCTTCTGGATGACCGCCAGAGCCTCCATGTAGATCCTCGTCGGCTCCAGGAGGAGCTCGCCGATCGTCTTCTCCGAGCCGGGCATCCTGTCGAAGTAGGTGTAGCTCGA
The sequence above is drawn from the Methanothrix harundinacea 6Ac genome and encodes:
- a CDS encoding ATP-binding protein; this translates as MKIAITGKGGVGKTTLAGTLARLFARDGYNVIAIDADPDMNLASALGVAKNPRPITDYKEMVQERASAEFGMFKLNPKVDDVIEKCGCVGPDGVKLAVMGTIDTGGSGCMCPETAFLRALLRHVILREKDLVILDMEAGIEHLGRGTTRGVDVMIAVVEPGLRSVETLERIKRLAKDLGIERVMAVINKAPEEQAKIREKLAEMNVPVLGMIPFDRSLMDADLAGMSPLDVGGPGIEAIKEIKGKLEELFGSMAKEAAEKGGRAL
- a CDS encoding adenosylcobalamin-dependent ribonucleoside-diphosphate reductase, producing MAEKRGKTGRTEKGARRGGVEVGRETAGCRGGEEGRRSCKGRGLPPHPRPGKEPTPRPALGPFAPELLRKRYLRRDVSGDVAETAEEMFSRVARTVARAEGRFGGDASAMAARFRDLMAGGLFLPNSPTLMNAGLSLGQLSACFVLPVEDSMDGIFGALKEMAKIHQSGGGTGFSFSRLRPKGDPVRATGGVASGPVSFMEVFDAATEVIKQGGRRRGANMAVLRADHPDILDFVRAKERAGRLQNFNLSVGITDDQMRRARSGRKLDLINPRTGQVAEKIEAAGLLQEVAASAWRRGDPGVLFLDRINDAHPLPGTIEATNPCGEQPLLPYESCNLGSVNLSRFAGRGEVDWDGLEGTARLAIRFLDDVLEVNRFPLRRIREETLKSRKIGLGVMGFAEMLIELGISYASKEAVGMAEEAMKFIAAAARDESRLLGEERGSFPLLEESSLDWDAMRNATVTTIAPTGSISLIAGTSPGIEPLFGLSYSRDLLGEEMVAMNPLFERMAKDRGLGDGLIRTVAAQGTLDGAEGVPDDLKELFVTAMEVAPAQHVKIQAAFQRFTDNGVSKTVNLPPEATVENVLNIFALAYDLGCKGITVYRYGSRDQLLHLGEGGRSRARAEAETDPRGLGCRICD